A stretch of Shimia isoporae DNA encodes these proteins:
- a CDS encoding HD domain-containing protein: MLSGRRLDLLDPTPMDIEIEDIAHGLAFVARWNGQTQGDFAYSVAEHSLLVEQLFARMYPSAPIKWRLAALLHDAPEYVIGDMISPVKAAVGPSYGELDDRLTAAIHLRFGLPAATPKRIKAQIKKADKVSAWMEATQIAGFSVSESNKLFGRPDPTVVEGLNIRLRPPVEVRNEYTARHEELLAKI, encoded by the coding sequence ATGCTTTCGGGACGCAGGTTAGACCTGCTGGATCCGACTCCCATGGATATCGAAATCGAGGACATCGCTCACGGGCTTGCCTTTGTTGCGCGATGGAACGGTCAGACGCAGGGCGATTTCGCCTATTCCGTCGCTGAACACTCACTGTTGGTGGAACAGCTCTTCGCCCGCATGTACCCGTCCGCTCCCATAAAGTGGCGCCTTGCAGCCCTGCTTCACGACGCTCCCGAATATGTAATCGGTGACATGATTTCGCCTGTGAAAGCAGCCGTTGGTCCCTCTTACGGTGAACTGGATGACCGGCTCACAGCCGCCATTCACTTGCGATTTGGTCTGCCCGCGGCTACCCCGAAACGCATAAAGGCCCAAATCAAAAAAGCTGACAAAGTAAGCGCGTGGATGGAGGCAACGCAGATTGCTGGTTTCTCCGTGAGCGAGTCCAACAAACTCTTCGGCCGCCCCGACCCAACCGTAGTAGAAGGTCTCAATATCCGCCTCAGGCCACCCGTCGAAGTCCGAAACGAATATACAGCCCGTCACGAAGAGTTACTTGCCAAAATCTAA
- the ahcY gene encoding adenosylhomocysteinase — translation MATDYIVKDISLADFGRKELDIAETEMPGLMALREEYGAQQPLKGARIVGSLHMTIQTACLIETLVALGADVRWASCNIFSTQDHAAAAIAQAGVPVFAIKGQSLEEHWDYLDKSFLFPEGPNMILDDGGDATLYVLLGARAEAGEDLGVPTSEEEEVIHKQIAKRMAESPGWFTKTREAIMGVSEETTTGVHRLYDLQKNGQLPFPAINVNDSVTKSKFDNKYGCKESLVDGIRRATDTMMAGKVAVVCGYGDVGKGSAASLAGAGARVKVTEADPICALQAAMDGFEVVLLEESLDADIFITTTGNKDVIRIEHMREMKDMAIVGNIGHFDNEIQVASLKNHKWTNIKEQVDMIEMPNGNRLILLSEGRLLNLGNATGHPSFVMSASFTNQVLAQIELFTKGEQYNNEVYILPKHLDEKVAALHLSKVGAKLSKLTPEQAAYIGVTPEGPFKPEHYRY, via the coding sequence ATGGCGACCGACTATATTGTAAAAGATATCTCGCTGGCTGATTTTGGCCGCAAGGAACTTGATATTGCCGAAACCGAAATGCCGGGCCTGATGGCACTGCGCGAGGAATACGGCGCACAACAGCCGCTCAAGGGCGCGCGTATTGTCGGATCGCTTCATATGACGATCCAGACCGCCTGTCTGATCGAGACGCTGGTGGCTTTGGGCGCGGACGTGCGCTGGGCGAGCTGCAACATCTTCTCCACCCAAGACCATGCTGCGGCTGCAATCGCGCAAGCTGGCGTGCCTGTTTTTGCAATCAAGGGTCAATCTCTGGAAGAGCACTGGGACTATCTGGACAAGTCGTTCCTTTTCCCTGAGGGCCCGAACATGATCCTTGACGATGGCGGCGACGCAACGCTTTACGTCCTGCTGGGCGCGCGCGCCGAAGCGGGCGAAGACCTCGGCGTGCCGACCTCCGAGGAAGAAGAAGTCATCCACAAGCAAATCGCTAAACGCATGGCGGAAAGCCCGGGCTGGTTCACAAAAACCCGCGAAGCGATCATGGGTGTGTCCGAGGAAACCACCACCGGTGTGCACCGTCTGTATGACCTGCAGAAAAACGGCCAGCTGCCCTTCCCTGCGATCAACGTGAACGACTCTGTGACCAAGTCGAAGTTCGACAACAAATACGGCTGTAAAGAGAGCCTCGTTGACGGCATCCGCCGCGCCACAGACACCATGATGGCAGGCAAAGTGGCTGTTGTTTGTGGCTACGGCGACGTCGGCAAAGGCTCTGCTGCTTCGCTGGCGGGCGCAGGTGCGCGCGTGAAGGTGACCGAAGCCGACCCGATCTGCGCCTTGCAGGCGGCAATGGATGGGTTTGAAGTGGTGCTGCTCGAAGAGTCGCTGGATGCAGACATCTTCATCACCACCACCGGCAACAAGGACGTGATCCGCATCGAGCATATGCGTGAGATGAAGGACATGGCGATTGTTGGCAACATCGGCCACTTCGACAATGAAATTCAGGTAGCAAGCCTGAAGAACCACAAGTGGACCAACATCAAAGAGCAGGTGGACATGATCGAGATGCCAAACGGCAACCGGTTGATCCTGCTGTCTGAGGGGCGTCTGCTGAACCTCGGAAACGCCACCGGTCACCCGTCGTTTGTGATGTCTGCCTCCTTCACCAACCAGGTGCTGGCGCAGATCGAGTTGTTCACCAAAGGTGAGCAGTACAACAACGAAGTTTACATCCTGCCCAAGCATCTGGACGAGAAAGTGGCTGCGCTACACCTCTCCAAGGTGGGTGCGAAACTGTCGAAGCTGACGCCGGAGCAGGCGGCTTATATCGGCGTAACGCCTGAGGGCCCGTTCAAGCCGGAGCACTACCGCTACTAA
- a CDS encoding glycosyltransferase family 8 protein, with translation MLQPGSLETGNALAFCTDAAGLPAALFAAHSVAQMSAPNAFDIWICSFEPLPIPEPLAATGIRNHTIARQADLAHLPDTGIPRSTYLRLHLPQAFGARYDRIVYLDFDTRCMATDVHRLFGINLGPHAFGAVLDKMQWHHPDEPVLDFRNHGIECTRYINSGVLLIDAAVWRTRNLTDKILDSFDAATHRMFNDQSLINLALQGNMAELSPVWNWQLPMQFPKVKTKTPPKILHFTGRRKPWEMGRHQNDMDRQHIIAYRDFFAEHDLAPSFDIDPSAMRLPSHIRLKRAYKSFMCQRRIDKLMRRYPDPFQALI, from the coding sequence ATGCTCCAGCCGGGATCACTTGAAACAGGCAACGCACTTGCCTTTTGCACCGATGCTGCCGGCCTTCCGGCGGCTCTCTTTGCAGCGCACAGCGTTGCGCAAATGTCGGCGCCAAATGCCTTCGATATCTGGATTTGCAGTTTTGAGCCTCTGCCCATCCCCGAACCTTTGGCCGCGACCGGCATTCGTAACCACACAATAGCCAGACAAGCGGACCTCGCTCATCTGCCCGACACGGGTATTCCTCGCTCAACCTACTTGCGATTGCACCTGCCACAGGCATTTGGCGCGCGATATGACAGAATTGTTTATCTCGACTTTGATACCCGCTGCATGGCGACCGATGTTCACCGCCTTTTTGGCATCAATCTTGGGCCGCATGCCTTCGGCGCGGTGCTGGACAAGATGCAATGGCACCATCCCGACGAACCCGTCCTCGATTTTCGCAATCACGGTATCGAATGCACCCGATACATCAACTCGGGCGTGCTGCTGATAGATGCGGCCGTCTGGCGAACCCGAAATCTAACCGATAAAATCCTCGATAGTTTTGACGCCGCAACCCATCGTATGTTCAACGACCAAAGCCTCATCAATCTCGCCCTGCAGGGCAACATGGCCGAGCTCAGCCCAGTCTGGAACTGGCAACTGCCAATGCAGTTTCCAAAGGTGAAAACAAAAACACCGCCAAAAATCTTGCACTTCACAGGGCGGCGCAAACCTTGGGAAATGGGCAGGCACCAAAACGACATGGATCGCCAACATATTATCGCCTACCGGGACTTCTTTGCCGAGCACGACCTTGCGCCAAGCTTCGACATCGATCCGTCCGCCATGCGATTGCCAAGCCACATCCGCCTCAAGCGCGCTTACAAATCCTTCATGTGCCAACGTCGGATCGACAAATTGATGCGCCGTTACCCAGACCCGTTCCAAGCCCTGATTTGA
- a CDS encoding sulfotransferase: MPVKLTSPIVLLCSERSGSNLIAKVFDAHPKVSGPGAAHLFKVMSEVAHTFDPDSEDLREAVLELFQAKVSAWQIDEMGIETHRGLLENCETAAQMCASLYQAEADRQGKQHVLLKENSAFAYLPMLSGISSDLRLLFMVRDPRDMAVSWINGPVMRGGAIRAAERWLKDQSGTFRTFATTGADIKKATLRYEDLLADPEIHLKRVCTELKLDFSEEMLRFSEKSTSAKKDSGRSSMWSNLNKPLISGNTQKFRKSLTTEQIQYIETVCGDYMEVLGYPLVNDPATLPGTPEELAELRRSIEPIEPYDKPAYQELPQEERDRFEKWSRLYKQLSARAPRPVQVSK, translated from the coding sequence ATGCCCGTCAAACTCACCAGCCCAATTGTTCTTTTGTGTTCCGAACGCTCGGGCAGCAACTTGATCGCCAAAGTTTTTGACGCGCACCCGAAAGTAAGCGGACCCGGCGCAGCGCATCTCTTCAAGGTCATGAGCGAAGTGGCACATACCTTTGATCCCGATAGCGAGGATCTTCGCGAAGCGGTTCTGGAACTCTTTCAAGCCAAAGTCAGCGCGTGGCAAATAGATGAAATGGGCATCGAAACGCACCGCGGCCTTTTGGAAAATTGCGAGACCGCTGCACAGATGTGCGCCTCCCTCTATCAGGCCGAAGCCGACAGACAGGGCAAGCAGCACGTACTGCTAAAAGAAAACTCGGCTTTTGCATATCTGCCTATGTTGTCGGGAATATCCAGTGATTTGCGGTTGCTGTTCATGGTCCGCGACCCTCGTGACATGGCCGTGTCATGGATCAACGGACCGGTAATGCGCGGAGGTGCGATTAGGGCCGCAGAGCGTTGGCTGAAAGATCAAAGCGGGACGTTCAGAACCTTTGCCACCACTGGCGCCGACATCAAAAAGGCGACCCTGCGGTATGAAGACCTGCTTGCTGACCCCGAGATCCATCTCAAGCGTGTGTGCACTGAACTAAAGCTCGACTTCTCAGAGGAAATGTTGCGCTTTTCAGAGAAAAGCACCTCGGCCAAAAAAGATTCCGGAAGGTCCTCCATGTGGTCCAACCTGAACAAACCCCTGATCTCGGGGAACACGCAGAAATTCCGAAAATCGCTGACGACCGAACAAATTCAATACATCGAGACCGTTTGCGGAGACTACATGGAGGTGTTGGGGTATCCTTTGGTGAACGACCCTGCGACTCTACCAGGCACACCTGAGGAACTGGCGGAACTTCGCAGATCAATCGAGCCGATCGAACCGTACGACAAACCCGCTTATCAGGAACTGCCACAGGAAGAACGTGACCGGTTCGAAAAATGGTCGCGTCTCTATAAGCAGCTCTCCGCGCGCGCGCCGCGTCCCGTTCAAGTGAGCAAATGA
- a CDS encoding Gfo/Idh/MocA family protein, translating to MIRWGVVGTGFISHAMLGAIAKSERSVTTAVAGRNETALSGLQAQYAIPNAFTDIADLLSSDDVDVVYIALPNHMHADVTTAVINAGKPVLCEKSLTVTMADANRLSEAVEPSGLFFAEGLMYLAHPLITQLVSLLQDPSFGDLRSVSGSYAADIWKVVNPAGGGTLYNLGCYPASLLHLVVQTMCGEKAFAQRRIAAFGSLNKDGNIQDTAATVRFDNGVMATLQSTDSHGMSHSFEIVTTKGMLRFATNPWLPAAGDNRMIWQPFEGPAREIVVTDDNDAFYHQTRMVERALASGAAEAPRPSPRLKDSMEIMQFLADWEAAARG from the coding sequence ATGATCCGTTGGGGAGTTGTCGGAACAGGGTTCATTTCGCACGCCATGTTGGGCGCAATTGCAAAATCCGAAAGATCCGTCACAACGGCTGTCGCCGGTCGGAACGAAACCGCCTTGTCTGGCTTGCAGGCTCAATACGCGATCCCCAATGCCTTCACGGACATTGCCGATTTGCTGTCCAGTGATGACGTCGACGTGGTTTACATCGCGCTGCCCAACCACATGCACGCCGACGTTACAACGGCGGTGATAAATGCAGGCAAACCCGTTCTGTGCGAGAAGTCCCTGACGGTAACCATGGCCGATGCCAATAGACTGTCAGAGGCGGTAGAACCTTCGGGCCTGTTTTTTGCCGAAGGTCTGATGTACCTGGCCCACCCCTTGATAACCCAACTTGTCTCTCTGCTTCAGGATCCCTCTTTTGGGGACCTGCGTTCGGTCTCCGGCAGCTATGCAGCCGACATCTGGAAAGTCGTGAATCCGGCCGGTGGCGGCACACTCTATAATCTTGGCTGCTATCCTGCTTCCCTGCTGCATCTTGTGGTGCAAACCATGTGTGGCGAAAAGGCGTTTGCCCAACGCCGGATCGCAGCATTCGGCAGTCTGAACAAGGACGGGAATATTCAGGATACCGCAGCCACGGTCCGCTTTGACAACGGCGTCATGGCCACATTGCAAAGCACGGACAGCCACGGAATGTCGCATAGCTTCGAGATTGTGACCACCAAAGGGATGCTCCGCTTTGCAACCAATCCGTGGCTACCGGCAGCAGGAGACAACCGCATGATCTGGCAGCCTTTCGAGGGACCGGCGCGGGAGATTGTGGTCACGGATGACAACGACGCGTTCTATCACCAGACACGCATGGTCGAACGCGCATTGGCGTCGGGTGCCGCAGAAGCTCCTCGCCCCTCACCGCGCCTTAAGGACAGCATGGAAATCATGCAATTCCTGGCAGATTGGGAAGCGGCGGCTCGAGGATAG
- a CDS encoding DegT/DnrJ/EryC1/StrS family aminotransferase: MSNYPFKASSDDNSEGGEFQKSRTPAGEYGVRTSGLVEIASSHGVPKPTSCDDIPVPMPDLEQPLPFIENKAYDHSRIADFLSLSVARNHHANGGPVAALLEKVVAAIVGLPDSREVVAVSNGTLALHLAAAAHSPDGTPLRWVASAFNFFSCGVGPLSNTRIIDCDENGRFDLDRLKSLPEDSYDGVIYTNVFAQQSDWDAVADFCASRGKAFIVDNATGLLDRPRSALSSDGPIETISAHHTKPWGVGEGGLVICDKTQAARIRALANFGWSHDENWNGLANNAKISDLAASAILDRLEKMEFWAALYHAQDGRMREIVADANCGAAPFSVKVPIHSPRTHTPFLATNPVDVFAERAAGPVILRKYYLPMKTNHPANEPAPMAESLFARIFCLSNAPEMSLIPSAKIADQVRRLCE, encoded by the coding sequence GTGTCCAACTATCCTTTTAAGGCCTCGTCTGACGACAACTCCGAAGGTGGGGAATTCCAAAAGTCCCGCACACCTGCCGGCGAGTATGGCGTTAGAACCTCCGGCCTTGTTGAGATTGCGTCAAGCCATGGAGTTCCGAAGCCAACGTCCTGCGATGACATTCCCGTTCCTATGCCCGATCTGGAACAACCTCTGCCGTTCATCGAAAACAAGGCCTATGATCACAGCCGCATTGCAGATTTTCTGTCCCTGTCCGTCGCACGCAATCACCATGCAAATGGTGGTCCCGTCGCCGCCCTGCTGGAAAAGGTCGTTGCGGCAATAGTCGGCTTGCCCGACAGCCGCGAAGTCGTGGCCGTCTCCAATGGCACATTGGCGCTGCATCTGGCAGCCGCCGCGCATAGCCCCGACGGCACGCCATTGCGCTGGGTCGCAAGTGCCTTCAACTTTTTCTCCTGCGGCGTCGGTCCCCTCAGCAACACACGCATCATTGATTGCGACGAAAACGGGCGATTTGATCTCGACCGACTGAAATCACTGCCTGAAGACAGCTATGACGGCGTCATCTATACAAACGTCTTTGCCCAACAATCGGATTGGGACGCGGTTGCCGACTTCTGCGCAAGTCGGGGCAAAGCATTCATCGTCGACAACGCCACCGGTCTTCTCGACCGCCCCCGAAGCGCCCTCTCCTCAGATGGACCGATCGAGACAATCTCAGCCCACCACACAAAGCCATGGGGTGTCGGTGAAGGCGGCTTAGTTATTTGCGATAAGACACAGGCAGCACGCATTCGCGCTCTGGCAAACTTTGGGTGGTCGCATGACGAAAACTGGAACGGCTTGGCCAACAATGCCAAGATCAGTGACCTCGCAGCGTCGGCAATTCTGGATCGCTTGGAAAAAATGGAGTTCTGGGCTGCATTGTATCACGCTCAAGACGGAAGAATGCGCGAGATCGTCGCTGACGCAAATTGCGGTGCGGCGCCGTTTTCCGTCAAAGTACCAATCCATTCTCCCAGAACCCACACCCCGTTTCTTGCAACAAACCCAGTAGATGTTTTTGCAGAGCGTGCCGCCGGTCCTGTGATCCTGCGCAAATACTATCTGCCAATGAAAACCAACCATCCGGCCAACGAGCCTGCACCAATGGCGGAGTCGCTCTTTGCACGCATATTCTGCCTGTCCAATGCGCCGGAAATGTCTCTGATCCCCAGCGCCAAGATCGCGGACCAAGTCCGCCGCTTGTGCGAATAA
- a CDS encoding EVE domain-containing protein yields MRYWLFKSEPSTWSWDQQVAKGDVGEEWDGVRNYQARNFMREMAVGDRGFFYHSQKEKSVVGIVEVCAEAHPDSTTDDERWECVDIKAVAPVKTPVSLDMIKTDPRLADMVLVRNSRLSVQPVTEAEWQIILEMSGSQT; encoded by the coding sequence ATGCGCTACTGGCTGTTCAAATCCGAGCCGTCGACCTGGAGTTGGGACCAGCAAGTTGCCAAGGGAGATGTAGGCGAAGAGTGGGACGGTGTACGAAACTATCAGGCACGCAATTTTATGCGGGAAATGGCCGTGGGTGACCGCGGCTTTTTCTACCACTCGCAAAAGGAGAAATCCGTTGTTGGCATCGTCGAGGTTTGCGCAGAAGCCCACCCCGACAGCACAACCGATGACGAGCGCTGGGAATGCGTGGACATCAAAGCTGTTGCGCCAGTGAAAACGCCCGTCAGTTTGGACATGATCAAAACAGACCCGCGTCTTGCGGACATGGTTTTGGTCAGAAATTCCCGACTTTCCGTTCAGCCGGTAACCGAAGCAGAGTGGCAGATCATCTTAGAGATGAGCGGTTCTCAAACCTGA
- a CDS encoding YciI family protein, with protein MLIALIAKDKPGALEIRKANRDDHVAYLKGSGDTIMMAGPFLDDSGDMCGSLIILNVADMSEAENWAANDPYKAADLFESVELKPWNKVLG; from the coding sequence ATGCTGATCGCGCTCATCGCCAAGGACAAACCCGGCGCTTTGGAGATCCGCAAAGCCAACCGTGACGATCACGTCGCCTACCTCAAAGGGTCCGGCGACACGATCATGATGGCCGGCCCGTTTCTAGACGACTCTGGCGACATGTGCGGATCACTTATCATCCTGAACGTAGCGGACATGTCCGAAGCGGAAAATTGGGCTGCGAACGACCCCTACAAGGCTGCCGATCTCTTCGAGAGCGTCGAACTGAAGCCTTGGAACAAGGTTCTGGGCTGA
- a CDS encoding DUF1761 domain-containing protein: MEYVAVLAAAVASYVFGSIWYMALAKPWMEAAGVETGDDGRPVNSKDPTPHILAFVCAIVVAGMMRHVFALSAIDTVDKGLTSGLGIGLFLAAPWIVTNYGFAGRPRKLMLIDGGYATIGCTIMGTVLTLF, encoded by the coding sequence ATGGAATATGTCGCAGTGCTGGCCGCAGCAGTGGCCTCATATGTGTTTGGATCAATCTGGTATATGGCGCTGGCCAAACCTTGGATGGAAGCCGCCGGTGTGGAAACAGGCGACGACGGGCGCCCCGTCAATTCCAAGGATCCAACGCCACACATCCTGGCCTTCGTCTGCGCCATAGTAGTGGCTGGAATGATGCGCCATGTTTTCGCCCTTTCCGCTATCGATACCGTGGACAAAGGGCTGACTTCCGGCCTTGGCATTGGTCTGTTTCTGGCCGCTCCGTGGATCGTCACGAACTATGGTTTTGCCGGTCGTCCGCGCAAACTGATGCTGATCGACGGTGGCTACGCCACTATCGGATGCACCATCATGGGCACTGTGCTTACACTGTTCTGA
- a CDS encoding FAD-dependent oxidoreductase, whose protein sequence is MKITEPSRQIDVVHRTDVLVVGAGPGGLAAALAAARSGVDVTLVERFGCFGGNITTVGVEGFAWYRHEKTVEANGVGREFEERAKAMGAAVPESQSLSYELDSEGFKVVADQLVEEAGITPMLHRLFVAPIMEGDRITGIITESKAGREAILGKVVIDATGDADIAHRAGAPVTHPPREELQAASVMFHVAGVDKARFMEDVRANPQTYSDWSSGEWTVETDGKEDEMFSPFLKKPFETARKAGVIPADLTTIAGTWGAVHDSGEMTYMNLVHLDNCDGTDPGDLTHFEIEGRRQAMMAIEALRRFAPGCEGVRLRNFGMTLGVRDTRKIDAAYNMTETDVRNEARFEDSIGIYPEFIDGYGILILPTTGRYMHIPYRSLLPKKIKGLLVAGRATGGDRIAHAATRNMACCAVAGQGAGIAAAQAVKSNTELDSVDLVAIHKELDRQGVRRV, encoded by the coding sequence ATGAAGATCACCGAACCTTCCCGTCAGATAGACGTCGTACATCGCACGGATGTGTTGGTTGTAGGCGCGGGCCCCGGTGGTTTGGCTGCGGCCTTGGCTGCAGCGCGGTCGGGCGTGGACGTCACGCTGGTGGAACGCTTTGGTTGCTTTGGCGGGAACATTACGACCGTTGGCGTCGAGGGCTTTGCTTGGTATCGCCATGAAAAGACCGTTGAAGCGAACGGCGTCGGGCGTGAATTTGAAGAACGGGCCAAAGCGATGGGTGCCGCCGTTCCTGAATCGCAATCGCTAAGCTATGAACTCGACAGTGAAGGGTTCAAAGTTGTTGCAGATCAGTTGGTTGAGGAAGCTGGAATAACACCAATGCTGCATCGTCTATTCGTCGCTCCGATCATGGAAGGCGATCGGATCACCGGAATCATCACAGAATCCAAGGCTGGGCGCGAGGCGATCTTGGGAAAAGTTGTGATCGACGCAACAGGAGACGCAGATATTGCCCATCGGGCGGGGGCGCCGGTGACACATCCCCCGCGCGAAGAGTTACAGGCCGCCAGTGTTATGTTCCACGTCGCAGGCGTCGATAAGGCCCGCTTTATGGAGGACGTGCGCGCCAATCCGCAAACCTATTCGGATTGGTCATCGGGAGAATGGACGGTCGAGACCGACGGAAAGGAAGACGAAATGTTTTCGCCCTTCCTGAAGAAACCATTTGAGACTGCGCGCAAGGCAGGGGTTATCCCCGCCGATCTGACGACCATCGCGGGAACATGGGGCGCTGTGCATGATAGCGGTGAAATGACTTACATGAACCTCGTCCATCTGGACAATTGCGATGGTACCGACCCCGGGGATCTGACTCATTTTGAAATTGAAGGTCGACGTCAGGCGATGATGGCCATCGAGGCACTGCGCCGCTTTGCCCCGGGGTGCGAAGGCGTCCGTTTACGTAACTTCGGAATGACTTTGGGCGTGCGGGACACGCGAAAAATTGATGCGGCCTATAACATGACCGAAACTGACGTGCGCAACGAGGCGCGTTTCGAAGACAGTATCGGCATTTATCCAGAGTTCATTGACGGTTATGGAATCCTGATTTTGCCAACAACAGGGCGCTATATGCACATTCCGTACCGGTCATTGCTGCCGAAAAAGATCAAGGGATTGCTGGTGGCAGGACGCGCTACCGGCGGAGACCGCATCGCCCATGCGGCCACGCGCAACATGGCTTGCTGTGCAGTAGCGGGCCAGGGCGCTGGCATCGCGGCGGCGCAGGCGGTCAAATCGAATACAGAGCTGGATAGCGTCGATCTAGTTGCCATCCACAAAGAGTTGGATCGGCAGGGCGTGCGCAGGGTGTAA
- a CDS encoding NAD(P)H-dependent glycerol-3-phosphate dehydrogenase — translation MISVLGAGAFGTALAVAIARNDNPVTLWARDPSATALMQDTRQNPRLPGVSLPESITFTSDFSAALSEVVLLAVPMQKLRSLLQEHPELAGRTLVACCKGVELGTQLGPVAVIRDVLPDAIPAILTGPSFAADIARGLPTALTLAVADETAGKNLQRRLKSPNIRVYRTTDTVGAELGGALKNVIAIACGIAIGAGLGDSARAALMTRGYAEMQRMARALGAQPETLSGLSGFGDLTLTCASEQSRNYRFGLSLGRGETFDPTVTVEGAATARAALDRAKTMNIEMPITAAVVAVLDGDLQIRDAMEMLLARPPKEE, via the coding sequence ATGATTTCGGTTCTTGGCGCTGGAGCTTTTGGTACCGCACTCGCCGTCGCCATTGCTCGCAACGATAATCCCGTGACGCTTTGGGCCCGCGACCCTTCTGCGACTGCTCTTATGCAAGATACGCGTCAAAACCCTCGATTGCCTGGGGTCTCGCTGCCTGAATCCATTACCTTCACATCTGATTTCTCGGCAGCACTCTCGGAAGTTGTTCTGCTCGCGGTTCCGATGCAAAAACTTCGAAGTCTGTTGCAGGAGCACCCCGAGCTTGCAGGACGGACCCTCGTTGCCTGTTGCAAGGGGGTTGAGCTCGGCACGCAATTGGGCCCAGTGGCCGTGATCCGTGATGTTCTACCCGACGCCATACCGGCCATTCTGACCGGCCCCAGTTTTGCTGCCGACATTGCGCGTGGCCTTCCAACGGCACTGACACTAGCGGTTGCAGACGAGACGGCCGGAAAAAACCTGCAACGCCGCCTGAAGTCGCCAAATATTCGCGTTTATCGCACAACCGATACTGTCGGCGCGGAACTGGGCGGCGCGTTGAAGAACGTGATTGCAATTGCCTGTGGCATTGCCATCGGCGCTGGTCTTGGTGACAGCGCCCGGGCCGCGCTCATGACACGCGGTTACGCCGAAATGCAACGCATGGCCCGTGCGCTGGGCGCCCAGCCTGAAACTCTGTCCGGCTTGTCCGGCTTCGGTGATCTCACCTTGACCTGCGCGTCCGAACAGTCGCGCAACTACCGCTTTGGGCTTTCGCTGGGGCGGGGTGAAACCTTTGATCCGACCGTCACCGTCGAAGGCGCCGCCACTGCCCGTGCGGCTCTGGATCGGGCCAAAACCATGAACATCGAGATGCCCATCACGGCCGCCGTTGTCGCAGTGCTGGATGGGGACTTGCAAATTCGCGACGCCATGGAAATGCTGCTCGCAAGACCACCCAAGGAGGAATAA
- a CDS encoding DUF2853 family protein, with translation MGKRDELIEKYADDLKNKCGMTPDMDLLTKVTIGCGPAIYNDDASTVASSQESELETVKDNFLVKKLGLKDGPELMEGINAVIETYGKSERNKYRAVVYYMLTKHFGKESVYG, from the coding sequence ATGGGCAAACGCGACGAGTTGATCGAAAAATACGCGGATGATCTGAAGAACAAATGCGGGATGACACCCGATATGGACCTGCTGACCAAAGTCACGATCGGTTGTGGTCCGGCGATCTATAATGATGACGCGTCCACCGTTGCGAGCTCTCAGGAGAGCGAGCTGGAAACTGTCAAAGATAACTTTCTGGTCAAGAAGCTGGGGCTGAAAGATGGTCCGGAACTGATGGAAGGCATCAATGCCGTGATCGAGACATACGGCAAATCGGAGCGCAATAAATATCGCGCAGTGGTTTACTACATGCTGACTAAGCATTTCGGCAAAGAGTCCGTGTACGGCTGA
- a CDS encoding WbqC family protein: protein MQPYLFPYIGYFQLMAEVDEFWLLDTVQFIRRGWMNRNNLNSATGKKLFTIPTAQADRDAPITAISYAPDAGRAVKKLCATVGHTYASAPFKNQVLEILESVQTALEASNAGPDFTDVTELALQKCAHRIGIKTPIQRVSQLGLDATLSAQDRIVAACREIGARQYLNMIGGSDLYDAETFEQAGIELLFLEPALQHYDQGSSDFLPGLSILDAIAYVSPDAFPELISAGNVVKSGV, encoded by the coding sequence ATGCAGCCCTATTTGTTTCCTTACATTGGCTACTTCCAACTCATGGCGGAAGTTGACGAATTCTGGTTGCTAGACACTGTTCAGTTCATTCGCAGAGGCTGGATGAACCGCAACAACCTGAATTCGGCAACCGGGAAAAAACTATTCACGATCCCTACGGCGCAGGCAGACAGGGATGCACCAATCACAGCGATCAGCTATGCGCCTGACGCCGGTCGAGCCGTAAAAAAGCTCTGCGCTACAGTTGGCCACACCTATGCTTCAGCGCCCTTCAAAAATCAGGTTCTGGAGATATTGGAATCCGTGCAGACCGCTTTGGAAGCCTCCAACGCAGGCCCAGACTTTACCGACGTTACCGAACTCGCTCTTCAGAAGTGTGCACATCGAATTGGCATCAAGACGCCCATTCAACGCGTTTCACAATTGGGACTTGATGCGACGCTTTCCGCTCAAGATCGCATTGTCGCCGCATGCCGCGAGATCGGGGCGCGACAATATCTCAATATGATCGGTGGAAGTGACCTGTACGATGCAGAAACTTTTGAACAAGCAGGGATAGAGCTTCTATTTCTCGAACCTGCTTTGCAGCACTACGATCAAGGGTCTTCCGACTTCTTGCCCGGTCTCAGTATCCTCGATGCGATCGCGTATGTCTCACCCGACGCATTTCCAGAATTGATAAGCGCTGGCAACGTCGTAAAATCAGGCGTTTGA